The sequence below is a genomic window from Halomonas halophila.
CATCGCCGACTCCCACTTCATGGGGCGGCCGATCACCCAGGACTTCATCCGCGAATCGCTCAAGGACCTGCTGGCCCTGCAGGACAAGCAGGTCGGGGTCGACAACATCCAGCGCACCGTCGCCGAGTACTACAAGATCAAGCTCGCCGATCTGCTCTCCAAGCGGCGTTCACGCTCGGTGGCACGCCCCCGCCAGGTCGCCATGGCCCTGGCCAAGGAGCTGACCAACCACAGCCTGCCGGAGATCGGCGATGCCTTCGGCGGGCGCGACCACACCACCGTGCTGCATGCCTGCCGCAAGGTGCAGGCGCTTCAGGAAGAGAACGCGGACATCCGCGAGGACTACAAGAATCTGCTGCGTCTGCTGACCAGCTGATTGCCCGAATGCGAAGGGCCGGGCCCGGCCTCAATTCCTCCAGGACAAGAGAAGTGGAGTCGACATGAAATTTTCCATCTCCCGTGAAGCGCTGCTGCGCCCGCTGGCGCTGGTCGCCGGCGTGGTGGAGCGTCGCCAGACCCTGCCGGTGCTGTCTAACGTGCTGATCCAGGTCGAGCAGGACCAGGTCTCGCTGACCGGTACCGACCTCGAGGTCGAGCTGATCGGGCGCACCGTGGCCAGCCAGGTCGAACAGCCGGGCGGCATCACCGTGCCGGCGCGCAAGCTGATGGACATCTGCAAGTCGCTGCCGGACCAGTCCGAGATCCAGCTGTCGCTGGAAGAGGGGCGGGCGGTGCTGCGCAGCGGCCGCTCGCGCTTCACGCTCTCGACTCTGCCGGTGGCCGAATTCCCGAGCATCGAGGACGGCCAGAGCAGCGTCGAGCTGAGCCTGCCCCGCGGCACCCTCAAGCACCTCATCGACTCCACCTCCTTCGCCATGGCGCAGCAGGACGTGCGCTACTACCTCAACGGCATGCTGCTGGAGTTCGCCAGCAACCTGGTGCGCGCGGTGTCCACCGACGGCCACCGCCTGGCGGTCTGCTCGCGCCCGGCCGAGATTCAGGTCGAGCCGTCGCAGAAGTTGATCGTGCCGCGCAAGGGCATTCTCGAGCTGGTACGCCTGCTCGACGACAGCGACGAGCCGGTCAGCCTGACCCTCGGCGCCACCCATATCCGCGCCCACACCGGCGACTTCACCTTCACCTCCAAGCTGGTGGACGGCAAGTTCCCCGACTACGAGCGCGTCGTGCCGCGCAACGGCGACAAGGTGTTCATCGCCGAGCGTTCCGAGCTGCGTCAGGTACTGTCGCGTACCGCCATCCTCTCCAACGAGAAGTATCGCGGCGTGCGCCTCAATCTGGAGGAGGGCAACCTGCGGGTCATGGCCAACAACCCCGAGCAGGAAGAAGCCGAGGAGAACGTGGCCATCGAATACTCCGGGCCGGCCATGGAGATCGGCTTCAACGTCGGCTACCTGGTGGACGTGCTCAACGTGCTCGACCAGGAGCGGGTGCAGATGACCCTGGCCGATCCCAACAGCAGTGCGCTGATGGAAGAGACGGGAGGCGGCGACGCCCTCTACGTCGTCATGCCCATGCGTCTCTGACGGGATGCCACTCGATCGTCTCGCCTTCCAGGGCCTGCGCAACCTGCAGGCCCTGGAGCTCACGCCCGGGCCGGGCATCAATCTCTTCGCGGGCGCCAACGGCAGCGGCAAGACCAGCCTGCTCGAGGGCATCCACGTGCTCGGCATGGGGCGCTCCTTCCGCACGCGCCGCTTGCCCAATGCCATCGCCCACGATGCCGAGAGCCTGACCCTCCACGCCCGCCTGGCGGGCGATCCCCCGGTGCCGCTCGGCGTGCGCCGCCGCCGCGATGCCGAGGAGCTCGAGCTGCGGCTGGGCGGCGAGCGCCTGGACCGCCTCTCGGGGCTGGTCGAGGTGCTGCCGCTGCAGCTGATCAATCCTGACGCCTTCCGCCTGCTCAAGGGCTCGCCGGCCGGTCGCCGCGAGTTTCTCGACTGGGGCGTGTTTCACGTGAAACACGATTTCCTCGACGCCTGGCGGCGCTATCGTCGCGCCCTCAAGCATCGGAATGCCCTGCTCAGGCATGGTAGAATGCACGATGCTTCACTGGATGCCTGGGAGCAGGAACTGGTGCTGTGGGGCGAGCGACTGGACACCCTGCGCCGTGACTGGATGGCGGACTTTCAGCCGGTGTTCAGCGAGACCCTGGCCGGGTTGATCGAGCTGCCGGGCCTGACCCTGCGCTATTCGCGGGGCTGGGATCGCAAGCGCTCCCTGGCCGAGGTGCTGCAGCAGGGGCGGGACACCGATCGCCAGATGGGATTCACGCAGCAGGGGCCGCAGCGGGCCGACCTGGGTATCCGCCTCGACCGACGGCCGGCCGTGGAGGTGCTTTCACGGGGACAGCAGAAACTGGTGGTGAGCGCCCTGAAGCTGGCCCAGGGGCGTCTGCTGGAGCAGGCCACGGGCCAGTCCTGCGTCTATCTGATCGACGATCTTCCCGCCGAGCTGGACGAAGCGCACCGCCGGGTCTTCTGCGCCTGGCTGGAGCAGATGCGCTGCCAGGCTTTCATCACCAGTGTCGACCCGGAGGCGCTGGCCGGCGCCTGGGATTCGCGGACGCCGGTGGCGATGTTTCACGTGAAACGCACCGAATCGGGGCAGGGGCAGCTGCTGCCAACGGACAGACAGACTTCATGACGGAGTAGTCAATGAGCGAACAGGCTTACGACTCATCGAGCATCAAGGTTCTCAAGGGCCTGGATGCGGTACGCAAGCGGCCCGGCATGTACATCGGCGACACCGACGATGGCACAGGCCTGCACCACATGGTGTTCGAGCTGGTGGACAACTCCATCGATGAGGCCCTGGCCGGCTATTGCAGCGAGATCCGGG
It includes:
- the dnaN gene encoding DNA polymerase III subunit beta yields the protein MKFSISREALLRPLALVAGVVERRQTLPVLSNVLIQVEQDQVSLTGTDLEVELIGRTVASQVEQPGGITVPARKLMDICKSLPDQSEIQLSLEEGRAVLRSGRSRFTLSTLPVAEFPSIEDGQSSVELSLPRGTLKHLIDSTSFAMAQQDVRYYLNGMLLEFASNLVRAVSTDGHRLAVCSRPAEIQVEPSQKLIVPRKGILELVRLLDDSDEPVSLTLGATHIRAHTGDFTFTSKLVDGKFPDYERVVPRNGDKVFIAERSELRQVLSRTAILSNEKYRGVRLNLEEGNLRVMANNPEQEEAEENVAIEYSGPAMEIGFNVGYLVDVLNVLDQERVQMTLADPNSSALMEETGGGDALYVVMPMRL
- the recF gene encoding DNA replication/repair protein RecF (All proteins in this family for which functions are known are DNA-binding proteins that assist the filamentation of RecA onto DNA for the initiation of recombination or recombinational repair.) is translated as MPLDRLAFQGLRNLQALELTPGPGINLFAGANGSGKTSLLEGIHVLGMGRSFRTRRLPNAIAHDAESLTLHARLAGDPPVPLGVRRRRDAEELELRLGGERLDRLSGLVEVLPLQLINPDAFRLLKGSPAGRREFLDWGVFHVKHDFLDAWRRYRRALKHRNALLRHGRMHDASLDAWEQELVLWGERLDTLRRDWMADFQPVFSETLAGLIELPGLTLRYSRGWDRKRSLAEVLQQGRDTDRQMGFTQQGPQRADLGIRLDRRPAVEVLSRGQQKLVVSALKLAQGRLLEQATGQSCVYLIDDLPAELDEAHRRVFCAWLEQMRCQAFITSVDPEALAGAWDSRTPVAMFHVKRTESGQGQLLPTDRQTS